The window ATGAGATATTCATCGGATATCCGAACTGGTGCGGAACACTTCCGATGCCGATGTGGACTCAGTTAGAACAGCTCGATTTCACCGGAAAGGTTGTAAAGCCATTTGTAACTCATGAAGGAAGCGGATTTGGCACAAGTGAAGATGACCTTGAAAAATTATGCTCAGGAGCTGTTTTTAAAAAAGGCATGGCCGTTCTTGGAAAACATATTCATGATGCAAAAGATTTCGTAAAAATCTGGACTGAAGAGTGATTTTGCCACAGAACCTAAAATATTATATGCTATTTGTTAGTAAAATATTATTAGGTCGTGGTATTATTAATGATGAAACATTAAAAAAGTATGCTTATGTCAACATATCATCATATAGGCTAAAAGCAGTAAAATCACTAAAGGATGATGTGAAAATACCCGCTGAAATTGCTCGGGATACTGGAATCAGGAAAAACCATATATCCAATGTTTTGAGGGATTTAAAGGAATCCGGAATTATAGAATGCATCAATGAAGAGGCAAAACGCGGAAGACTTTACCGTTTAACTGAAACCGGTGAAGAAATTGTCGAATTTATGGAAAAGTAAATTTAATGATTTCTAAATTTTCATTTCAGTCTTATTTTTCTTTTTGTTAGTTGGGGTCATGTTTTTTTAAGCTTGTTTAAATGATTATGCGCAGTGCTGATTATAAGTGGAGTTAATGGATTGTGTGGCTTGAAAGCTCTGCAATTTCAGTATCTATATTATAATTAGCTATTCTAAGACAAGCAGATGGGGATTATATAATTATTTTTTACCAATCTAATGGAAAAATTTCCACGAAGTTTTAGCGTACATATCATTAATGATTATCAATTCTTATTTTTATAACTTATTATTACTTATTTTAAATAATATTAAGTATAATTTTAAGTGTAAAAGATTAATGTAAATAAAACCCTTAAAATTAAAATCAAAGAGTTATGAAAAATCTTTTTCACGAAGAAAAAAATTCAAGTGTACAAATAAAATGCATAAAATATGTCAAAACTAAAAATAACGGGTTTTAAAGTATTAATTGATTAAAATAAGCAGATAAATTGATGTTGTCTTAAATTTTGGTATGGTTTCTACAAGGTTCAACTAATATTAAAATTTTTAAAAATCTTTAAAAAGTTACATAACAAAGTATTTTTTCTTAAACTACAAAAAATACTTACATTTTCTCAAAAAAACATTACAAAAAATTAGAGCGAACAAAAACCATAAGAAAAATATAATTGAAATATGCTATTAAAATCAAAAAAATGAAAATTTAAAATATTGATAGGCATATTTGGATCAAATAATTCATAGAATTACTTATTGGATAAAAAAATCAACAAGCAAATTGGCAGTCATCAGACTCATAAATTAAAAAAGATTTAAATAGTTTTATTAACAATATATTAACAATTACAATTATGGTGAAGGTGAAATTATTAGATTAATGATTAAATTTGAACCAAAAGAGAGGATTAAATATTCGGATATTGATAAATATACTATTCAAGGTTTTATCTATTCGATTTTAGAAAATGATTCATTTTTTTATGATTATCATGATAATGTAGGGTTTAAATTTTTTAATTTTTCAAATATTTTTCCAGTTTCCGATTTTGAAAAAAATACCTTGAAAAAGTTAATAATATCATCGCCTAATGATAAATTGATTAAATCATTGTATAAACAATTAAAAAATAAAACTTTTTTTCGATTGAAAAATTATAAGATGGAGTTATTAAAAATTGAATTGTTAACTAACAAAAATTGTTCAAAGTTTATCTCATCAACACCTATCGTTTTATTTGAAGATAATAAAAATAATCAATATTATTCTTTTAAAAAAAATCCTGATTTTAATTTCTTTTTTGAAAGACTTAAAGATAATGCTATTAAAAAATATAATGCTTTTTATGGTTATGATTTTAATTTAGATTCGGAGTTATTTACAAACTTTGAATTTGGAAGGGAAGTTTCAATAAGATTAACAAAGAATAATAATAAATTTATAGTTATTGGCAGTTTATGGAAAAATTTAGAATTTAATTTAACAACTCAAAATAAAGATTTTTATAATTTTTTATTTGAAAATGGGCTTGGTGAGAAAAATAGTTTAGGTTTTGGTTTTTTAAACTGTAGGAAGTGATAATTTTGCTTGATGCTTTATATAACTTGGGTAAATTATACATTGAAAAGAAGGTTTAGATGAGATTGATGTACTTTTGGATAATAAAAAAATTGGTGCTGTAGTTTTAGTTGAATTTATTGAAGAATATGATGGAAACATTATTTATAATAAAGTTTACCAAGAAGATTATGATTCAAAAAATAAAGTTAAATATCTTTATAAAAAAGGGTCATCTAGAGGAACTAATATTACTCCCTC of the Methanobrevibacter sp. genome contains:
- the cas6 gene encoding CRISPR-associated endoribonuclease Cas6 produces the protein MIKFEPKERIKYSDIDKYTIQGFIYSILENDSFFYDYHDNVGFKFFNFSNIFPVSDFEKNTLKKLIISSPNDKLIKSLYKQLKNKTFFRLKNYKMELLKIELLTNKNCSKFISSTPIVLFEDNKNNQYYSFKKNPDFNFFFERLKDNAIKKYNAFYGYDFNLDSELFTNFEFGREVSIRLTKNNNKFIVIGSLWKNLEFNLTTQNKDFYNFLFENGLGEKNSLGFGFLNCRK
- a CDS encoding winged helix-turn-helix domain-containing protein produces the protein MLFVSKILLGRGIINDETLKKYAYVNISSYRLKAVKSLKDDVKIPAEIARDTGIRKNHISNVLRDLKESGIIECINEEAKRGRLYRLTETGEEIVEFMEK